The region CCAGGAGCTTACACTTATGAGGGTGTGCCATTAGCATATTTCACTAAGGTGGAACACATCGAGAAAATCAGAAACCTTCATCTTAGAGAAGATGATGTAATCGTTGCTTCGTATCCAAAAACAGGTAATTTTTCCCGAGTTTTTCAAAGAATGTTCGGTTAAATGACATTTTGATTTATCATAGtcaatttttcagaaaatgccagttttatttttttttctccattATGATAATAGTGGTTGCTGTATGTGTAGATGTTGGCGTTATCCTCAGTTGATTGCGTTGGTAATCCCCCATCAGCGCTATCACTTAACCGTGCCCAACTAAAAAACATTGATCCCTGTACGCACGCTCACGAATTCCATCCATCATCGCGGATTAAAGGGTGATGTAAGAATAGCGGCCCTGGAAAAGACAATTTACGTAAATCAAACGTAGACTAACAAATCTGTAGTGGATTTATACAATGTACGTCACTGAGTCGGGATGGGGTTTTGGGATCGGGATTCGATCCTTGTTTTGGTTCCGATCGTACTTTCACTATTCGATCCTGGTGGGTCTGTGTGAAATGGAATTTCAATTCGTGACAAGATCTGAGATTAAAGAGTCATAATTTGCCATATGCATATATGTATTGTTAGATGGTGATGATGCTCCTCGTGTATCTCCTCGATTCTCGCGCATCTCTTCGATATTCTTCTCGATACGCCGCATATCAAGGCAATTACAGATAGCTGTCAGTGTGACAAGTCTTCTGGAAGCCTACGGGGAACATCGTATTGACAAACCAGTGCAAATAGAATGAGAATCACGTCGCATCCAATTCCACATGTTACCGTATCGAATACACCTTCACATCTTGGCAATTTTCAGCCTGTAAAGAATCCCATACATCCAAACGTTTTTAAAGGTTATTTTGTATGAGAAGCATCATGCGATTTAACTACACGAGTCGGTGAAGCGATTATTTCCACCATCGGACGTGTTTTATAAAAACCCCGATATCAGATTAGTTCACTAAAACTTCCTATTACATGTCCATGGTATACATAAAATAGGCCTCGCGCAGTTAAAGCGCTTAATCATCGTTATTGGTCACGAGTAGTCACGAGATTGTCAAGTAATCATAATGACACAGATAGTCGCTCAGTTCTAAAAGTGagatatattgatatattacaatatataccgGTTGTAATCATGATTACAGGCAATCTATCAACTTAGTCCTGTGATATTGATATGTTGAGGCGCAACCAGTGGAAAATGTCTTATAGTCGTTACTACCTGAATGAACAGTTCTGCGCGGTTATGGCTGTCCCCAAAAGGTGTCCAAGGTCTAGTGGAGGGGTTTGTGAAGTTTGGGGTAGTTTGGGTGTGTGGACATGCTTCTTCTTCCTGCTTAATTCCTGAAATAATTCACATTTCAAGATAATGCATGGAATAACAGATCaagtgaatgaaaaaaaaaacattatttcgCATGACTTGATATCCGATGTCTTAAATTACACCTTTCCAATGTGGACGTGGGGGAGGTGggtcaaaatgttagcaaTTTTGTGTGGACGTCTTTTATGGACAGCCCCTGAcgtatttcttttattttgtagGTACCACATTGACGCAAGAGATCACGTGGTTGATTCGAAACAATGCCGATACTGAAGCAGCGAGCAAGAGTTACAACTACGTCAGAGTACCCTATCTGGAAAACTGTTTTCCACCAGAAAGTGATGGTATCCTTCTACTGGAACAGCTCACGCCTCCTAGACATCTTAAAACCCATTTACCGTGGCATCTGTGTCCTCAGAAGTCCATTATAGATGGCAAGCATACGAAGGCCATTTATGTAATGAGAAATCCGAAGGATGCTCTGGTGTCTTATTACTATTTCTACTGTTCGTGCGCTTCATTCGGTCAGTTCCCAGGAACCTGGAGCGACTTTTTCGAGTTGTTCTTGATGGACAAATTGTGTTATGGGAACATTTTAGATCACTACGTTGGCTGGTGGGCGATGCGCGATAATCCGAATATTCTCCTGTTGAAATATGAAGATATCCTGAAAGACCATGCCGGGCAGATTCGGCATATCGGAAAATTTCTTGGGTATGATCTATCTGACGATACAGTAGAAACAATCAGAAATTTCACTACATTCAAGAAAATGAGCAAGAATCCGATGACGAACTACACCAGTATACCCGAAGATATAGATACAAGCATTGTACCATTTATGAGAAAAGGCCAAGTCGGAGATTGGAAGAATCATTTTACAGTAGCGCAGAATGAACTGATGGATATGATCATTAATAAGAAATTAGCCGGGACAGGGCTCACTTTTGAGTACGATTCCACGAACAACTAAtgctttatcaaaatgaatatctTACTTTTTAGGTTTCGTGGTTACTTAAATGTATGTATCTGCATCGTGTATTGTATTAAGAGTTAATTTATACCATTTGATTTCGCGGCTTTAAGAATGTATGTGAAACTAATGTGCTTATGTATACccaatatacaatatatactatatatacttatGTACTCGACTGTTCAGTTTTTTCGGGACCCTGCATATATATTCCATATTGAGACATTACTTTTTTCTTCATATCTGAGACTTACAGCAATCGAatcgaatttca is a window of Tubulanus polymorphus chromosome 2, tnTubPoly1.2, whole genome shotgun sequence DNA encoding:
- the LOC141900133 gene encoding sulfotransferase 1C4-like; this encodes MASEVPIAKSCPKCDLPDPLKRNKSVDVSSYELPGAYTYEGVPLAYFTKVEHIEKIRNLHLREDDVIVASYPKTGTTLTQEITWLIRNNADTEAASKSYNYVRVPYLENCFPPESDGILLLEQLTPPRHLKTHLPWHLCPQKSIIDGKHTKAIYVMRNPKDALVSYYYFYCSCASFGQFPGTWSDFFELFLMDKLCYGNILDHYVGWWAMRDNPNILLLKYEDILKDHAGQIRHIGKFLGYDLSDDTVETIRNFTTFKKMSKNPMTNYTSIPEDIDTSIVPFMRKGQVGDWKNHFTVAQNELMDMIINKKLAGTGLTFEYDSTNN